In a genomic window of Leifsonia xyli subsp. cynodontis DSM 46306:
- a CDS encoding sensor histidine kinase, producing the protein MRFASHVLLLQLATVSAVVAVCTGVSVWLGVQQLRAEAESTALAIARTVAEDPEVRAAVARYSDGSGAPAAAALARGPLQPLAERVRERTGALFVVLTDDHGIRLAHPDPARLGREVSTDYRDAVAGKEVVSWETGTLGESARAKAPVYGPGGVSPVGEVSVGFASVSAFEQLPQLLIAVGAAALAALAIGAAASVLLRRRLARLTLGVQPEELTALVQDRAAVLDGVGEGVLAADSAGRVTVCNGRAAELLGVEGALGAPVASLGLPAELAARLADQRTGSTEIVHQSRVLYVDVRRVERADRDLGAVVVVRDRTDLVSLTRRLDAVATMTNALRAQRHEFANRLHIVSGLLDADRCDEARVYLGEVVARGPLKFPVQHADRLQEPYLQALLGAKGEEAAERGVLLSLGAETLVRGTVCEPEDVATVLGNLIDNAVRAAVEGEEPRWVEVDALDDGDTLYVTVSDSGDGMRDPLAAFGPAASATTGLAVDSVHGSGFGLPLSRALARRRGGEVWVIDPGGSGSGAVLCARLPGTVEEGTG; encoded by the coding sequence ATGCGCTTCGCCAGCCATGTCCTCCTTCTCCAGCTCGCAACGGTCTCCGCTGTCGTCGCGGTGTGTACTGGTGTGTCGGTGTGGCTCGGCGTCCAGCAACTGCGCGCTGAGGCGGAGAGCACGGCGCTCGCCATCGCGCGCACGGTGGCGGAGGACCCCGAGGTGCGCGCAGCCGTCGCACGGTACAGCGACGGCTCCGGCGCCCCGGCGGCGGCTGCGCTCGCGCGGGGACCGTTGCAGCCGCTCGCCGAGAGGGTGCGGGAGCGCACCGGCGCGCTCTTCGTGGTGCTGACTGACGACCATGGCATCCGGTTGGCGCATCCCGACCCCGCCCGGCTCGGGCGCGAGGTGAGCACCGACTACCGCGACGCGGTCGCTGGCAAGGAGGTCGTCTCCTGGGAGACGGGAACTCTCGGCGAGTCGGCGCGCGCCAAGGCGCCGGTCTACGGGCCGGGCGGCGTGTCGCCGGTGGGGGAGGTGAGCGTGGGCTTCGCCTCCGTCAGTGCCTTCGAGCAGCTGCCCCAGCTGCTCATCGCTGTCGGCGCGGCCGCGCTCGCCGCGTTGGCGATCGGCGCGGCCGCCTCCGTCCTGCTGCGGCGGCGGCTCGCGCGCCTCACGCTCGGGGTGCAGCCGGAGGAGCTCACCGCGCTCGTGCAGGACAGGGCCGCCGTGCTCGACGGCGTCGGCGAGGGTGTCCTCGCCGCCGATTCCGCCGGCCGGGTGACGGTCTGCAATGGCCGGGCCGCAGAGCTGCTCGGGGTGGAAGGCGCGCTCGGCGCTCCTGTCGCGTCGCTCGGTCTGCCCGCGGAGCTGGCCGCACGGCTCGCGGACCAGCGGACCGGATCGACGGAGATCGTCCATCAGAGCCGCGTCCTCTACGTCGACGTGCGCCGGGTCGAACGGGCCGACCGGGACCTGGGCGCGGTGGTGGTGGTCCGCGACCGCACCGATCTGGTCTCGCTCACCCGGCGCCTGGACGCGGTCGCCACGATGACCAACGCCCTGCGGGCGCAGCGCCACGAATTCGCCAACCGTCTGCACATCGTCTCCGGACTGCTCGACGCGGACCGCTGCGATGAGGCGCGCGTCTATCTCGGCGAGGTGGTCGCACGCGGGCCGCTCAAGTTCCCGGTTCAGCACGCCGACCGGCTGCAGGAGCCCTATCTCCAGGCGCTGCTCGGAGCCAAGGGCGAAGAAGCCGCCGAGCGCGGCGTGCTCCTTTCGCTCGGCGCGGAGACGTTGGTGCGCGGCACGGTGTGCGAGCCGGAGGATGTCGCGACGGTGCTCGGCAACCTGATCGACAATGCGGTGCGCGCGGCGGTGGAGGGAGAGGAGCCGCGCTGGGTCGAAGTCGATGCGCTCGACGATGGCGATACCCTGTATGTGACTGTCAGCGATTCCGGCGACGGGATGCGCGACCCGCTGGCTGCGTTCGGCCCCGCGGCCTCCGCGACGACCGGGCTCGCGGTGGACAGCGTCCACGGCTCGGGGTTCGGCCTGCCGCTCAGCCGCGCCCTCGCCCGGCGGCGCGGCGGTGAGGTGTGGGTCATCGATCCCGGCGGTTCCGGCTCGGGCGCGGTGCTGTGCGCCCGGCTGCCGGGCACCGTCGAGGAAGGAACGGGATGA
- a CDS encoding response regulator, translating to MSVALRVLVVDDDFRVAGLHRDIVAARRGFTALEPVTTARAARTAVREHAPDLVLLDVFLPDGDGLAVLAELDVDAFVVSAASDGASVRRALRSGALAYLVKPFAARLLAERLDAYQRYRNVLRDGRAADQEAIERALRILHSGDAVAPASRSATEQLVLAELRAGEVAAADVAATIGVSRATAQRYLAALAARGVAEVALRYGATGRPEHRYRLTPTS from the coding sequence ATGAGCGTGGCGTTGCGGGTCCTGGTGGTGGACGACGATTTCCGCGTCGCGGGACTGCACCGCGACATCGTCGCCGCGCGGCGCGGCTTCACGGCCCTCGAACCGGTCACGACCGCCCGGGCCGCCCGCACAGCCGTGCGCGAGCACGCGCCCGACCTCGTGCTGCTCGACGTGTTCCTGCCGGACGGGGACGGTCTGGCCGTGCTCGCTGAGCTGGACGTCGACGCCTTCGTGGTCAGTGCCGCCTCCGACGGCGCGAGCGTGCGCCGGGCGCTGCGCTCCGGGGCGCTCGCCTACCTCGTCAAACCGTTCGCGGCGCGTCTGCTCGCTGAGCGCCTGGACGCCTACCAGCGTTATCGCAATGTCCTCCGCGACGGCCGCGCCGCTGATCAGGAGGCGATCGAGCGTGCCCTGCGCATCCTGCACTCCGGCGACGCGGTCGCCCCCGCGTCACGGTCGGCGACCGAACAGTTGGTGCTCGCCGAGCTGCGTGCGGGGGAGGTGGCGGCTGCGGACGTGGCTGCCACGATCGGCGTCTCGCGCGCCACCGCGCAGCGCTACCTGGCCGCGCTCGCCGCGCGCGGCGTCGCCGAAGTGGCGCTTCGCTACGGCGCGACAGGCCGCCCGGAGCACCGCTACCGGCTCACTCCCACGTCGTGA
- a CDS encoding YciI family protein → MRRTKVTTVKYMMFVMTDPEPDTVPDESDVERWVDDLDASGKRIIGEVLEPPTSARVIRIRDGERSVAEGGGADSTAWICGFDILECESIDEAVEIASRHPMARNGRLEIRPFTTWE, encoded by the coding sequence ATGAGACGGACGAAAGTGACGACCGTGAAGTACATGATGTTCGTGATGACCGATCCGGAGCCGGACACTGTGCCGGACGAGTCCGACGTCGAGCGGTGGGTGGACGATCTGGACGCCTCCGGCAAGCGAATCATCGGCGAGGTGCTCGAGCCGCCGACATCCGCGCGCGTCATCCGCATCCGCGACGGAGAGCGCTCTGTCGCCGAGGGAGGCGGCGCCGATTCGACGGCCTGGATCTGCGGCTTCGACATCCTGGAGTGCGAGAGCATCGACGAAGCCGTGGAGATCGCCTCCCGGCACCCGATGGCGCGTAACGGACGGCTGGAGATCCGCCCGTTCACGACGTGGGAGTGA
- a CDS encoding siderophore-interacting protein: MSASTGGPEAPATSCSRGDETAAPAIASILETLPEGLRAHAFIEVPAAADALALDLPEGVAATWLSRQTGEHGCELIPAVTGWLAGHLEVVAAAAAPSGRRQRLADVDVDRELLCERPETADGGFYAWIAGESAVVKTLRRLLVRVYGIDRGRVAFMGYWRHGRAEHTE, encoded by the coding sequence GTGTCGGCATCGACTGGCGGCCCGGAGGCGCCGGCGACCTCCTGCTCGCGGGGGGACGAGACCGCCGCCCCGGCCATCGCCTCCATCCTGGAGACGCTGCCGGAGGGGCTCCGCGCACACGCGTTCATCGAAGTCCCCGCCGCCGCCGACGCTCTGGCGCTCGATCTGCCCGAGGGCGTCGCCGCGACCTGGCTGAGTCGGCAGACCGGCGAGCACGGGTGCGAGCTGATACCCGCCGTGACCGGGTGGCTGGCTGGGCATCTCGAGGTCGTCGCCGCTGCCGCCGCCCCCAGCGGCCGCCGGCAGCGCCTGGCCGATGTCGATGTGGATCGCGAGCTCCTCTGTGAGCGTCCGGAGACCGCCGACGGCGGTTTCTACGCCTGGATCGCCGGTGAGTCGGCCGTGGTGAAGACCCTGCGCCGGCTGCTCGTGCGCGTGTACGGGATCGACCGCGGCCGTGTGGCCTTCATGGGCTATTGGCGGCACGGTCGCGCCGAGCACACCGAGTAG
- the lepB gene encoding signal peptidase I, which produces MTETAENPHPRRAARKSGWKTLLRDVVVIFLVAVLVSFLIKTFVARSFYIPSGSMENTLQINDRIIVNELQPSVFGLQRGDVVVFKDPGGWLPAPAPQPQQNLLQQGVGGVLDFVGLGASDSDQHLVKRLIGLPGDHITCCNALGQMSVNGVPLKEPYVLLPVGQLAVSAKPFDITVPKGKIWVMGDNRYNSADSRYHMDDPGKGFVPLSDVVGRAFVISWPVSHWTWLSNYPETFRGTERQDKAEHRDK; this is translated from the coding sequence GTGACCGAGACGGCAGAGAACCCGCACCCCCGCCGCGCCGCCCGGAAATCCGGGTGGAAAACGCTGCTGCGGGATGTCGTCGTCATCTTCCTGGTCGCGGTCCTCGTGTCTTTCCTCATCAAGACGTTCGTCGCGCGTTCTTTCTACATTCCCTCAGGCTCCATGGAGAACACCCTCCAGATCAACGACCGGATCATCGTCAACGAGTTGCAGCCGAGTGTGTTCGGGTTGCAGCGCGGGGATGTGGTCGTGTTCAAGGACCCGGGGGGATGGCTTCCCGCGCCAGCGCCTCAGCCGCAGCAGAACCTGCTCCAGCAGGGGGTGGGGGGCGTCCTCGACTTCGTCGGGCTGGGGGCGTCCGACAGCGACCAGCATCTCGTGAAACGGCTCATCGGTCTGCCCGGCGATCACATCACCTGCTGCAACGCGCTCGGGCAGATGTCAGTCAACGGCGTCCCGCTGAAGGAGCCGTACGTGCTCCTGCCGGTCGGTCAGCTGGCAGTCTCCGCGAAGCCGTTCGACATCACCGTGCCCAAGGGCAAGATCTGGGTCATGGGCGACAACCGCTACAACTCGGCGGACTCGCGTTACCACATGGACGATCCAGGCAAGGGTTTCGTCCCGCTCTCGGATGTCGTGGGCCGGGCTTTCGTGATCAGCTGGCCGGTGAGCCATTGGACCTGGCTCTCGAACTACCCGGAGACGTTCCGGGGCACCGAGCGCCAAGACAAAGCAGAGCACCGGGACAAGTAG
- a CDS encoding phosphotransferase, translating to MYQVPLVARRRRDGDPAAFVGETAGRHLYDGPAEEAYVAALAALMSGAGRTGDGEAFAQGRSTGGDLRVVSSRLLSGEQSNTSIVAGLAGGGRALVKVFRVLQEGENPDISTLAALTREGSERTPVLFGWLTGSWPAPDGGRASGELALVQDFVPGAENGWELALRAAERGEDFAGQAFALGAGTAELHRLLAVALPTRPADRRDVAEALDGMFRRLVVTTADVPVVEELRPRIAAVYEEAAAAAIPTLQRIHGDLHLGQVLHSPERGWQFIDFEGEPLRPLAERARPDATMREIAGMLRSFDYVAGSLARREPPIDAAAWAARAGSVPRRLCVGGGGRAFRPPPAARRVRAGQGGL from the coding sequence GTGTATCAGGTCCCGCTCGTCGCCCGCCGCCGCCGCGACGGCGATCCGGCCGCGTTCGTGGGCGAGACCGCGGGCCGTCACCTCTACGACGGCCCTGCCGAGGAGGCCTACGTCGCCGCCCTCGCCGCGCTCATGTCGGGCGCGGGCCGGACCGGTGACGGCGAAGCGTTCGCGCAGGGCCGCAGCACGGGCGGCGACCTGCGGGTCGTCTCCTCCCGCCTGCTGTCCGGAGAGCAGTCCAACACCTCCATCGTCGCCGGGCTCGCGGGCGGCGGACGGGCCCTCGTGAAGGTGTTCCGCGTCCTCCAGGAGGGCGAGAACCCCGACATCTCCACTCTCGCCGCCCTGACCCGCGAAGGCTCCGAACGCACGCCCGTCCTGTTCGGCTGGCTGACGGGTTCGTGGCCCGCGCCGGACGGCGGACGGGCCTCCGGCGAGCTCGCTCTCGTTCAGGACTTCGTTCCCGGTGCGGAGAACGGCTGGGAGCTCGCCCTCCGCGCCGCCGAGCGCGGCGAGGACTTCGCCGGGCAGGCTTTCGCTCTCGGTGCCGGCACGGCCGAGCTGCACCGTCTCCTCGCCGTCGCGCTCCCCACCCGTCCCGCCGATCGCCGGGACGTGGCCGAGGCCCTCGACGGAATGTTCCGCCGTCTCGTCGTCACCACTGCCGATGTCCCCGTCGTCGAGGAGCTGCGGCCCAGGATCGCCGCCGTCTATGAGGAGGCCGCGGCTGCGGCGATCCCCACCCTCCAGCGCATCCACGGTGACCTGCACCTCGGCCAGGTGCTGCACTCGCCCGAGCGCGGCTGGCAGTTCATCGACTTCGAGGGCGAACCCCTGCGGCCCCTCGCCGAGCGCGCCCGACCGGACGCCACCATGCGGGAAATCGCCGGGATGCTCCGCAGCTTCGACTATGTGGCCGGGTCGCTGGCTCGCCGGGAACCGCCGATCGACGCCGCTGCGTGGGCGGCGCGCGCGGGAAGCGTACCTCGACGGCTATGCGTCGGTGGTGGGGGAAGAGCTTTCCGCCCACCGCCGGCTGCTCGGCGCGTTCGAGCTGGACAAGGCGGTCTATGA
- a CDS encoding nitroreductase family protein produces the protein MSDLVSRVAARRSHSRVTPDAPTHEELLPLVAAAGRVADHSALRPWRVIELRGEARVRLGRAFAEDAKLSGRAGDKLAAKALRSSLLLAIVSVRTKSEKVPGWEQDAVASGVAHLLSLLLHDAGWGVIWRTGRHTRSKAVHRMHGLARNERLLGWLYVGGIPEGSKEGHRKTVDPERFLSVPD, from the coding sequence ATGAGCGACCTCGTCTCGCGCGTCGCGGCGCGCCGATCCCACTCCCGGGTGACCCCGGACGCGCCGACCCACGAGGAACTGCTGCCGCTCGTAGCCGCGGCGGGCCGCGTCGCGGACCACTCGGCGCTGCGCCCGTGGCGGGTCATCGAGCTGCGTGGCGAGGCCCGCGTGCGGCTCGGCCGGGCGTTCGCCGAAGATGCGAAGCTGAGCGGGCGGGCGGGCGACAAGCTCGCCGCGAAAGCGCTCCGCTCGTCGCTCCTGCTCGCGATCGTCTCGGTGCGGACGAAGAGCGAGAAAGTCCCCGGCTGGGAGCAGGACGCCGTGGCCTCAGGCGTCGCCCACCTGCTGAGCCTGCTGCTCCATGACGCCGGCTGGGGCGTGATCTGGCGCACCGGGCGGCACACCCGGTCGAAAGCGGTACACCGGATGCACGGGCTGGCCCGAAACGAGCGGCTGCTCGGCTGGCTCTACGTCGGCGGCATACCGGAAGGCAGCAAAGAGGGGCACCGCAAGACGGTGGACCCGGAACGCTTCCTCAGCGTTCCGGACTAG
- the msrB gene encoding peptide-methionine (R)-S-oxide reductase MsrB — MDAGKGEYQIAKSDEEWRRELTPEQYSVLRQAGTERPWTGELLDESRAGVYACAACGAELFRSGTKFDSGCGWPSFYESVRPEAVELLEDTRLGMARTEVRCANCGSHLGHVFPDGFGTPTGDRYCMNSISLDFQPEAE; from the coding sequence ATGGACGCTGGCAAGGGCGAGTACCAGATCGCCAAGTCCGACGAGGAGTGGCGCCGCGAGCTCACGCCCGAGCAGTACAGCGTGCTGCGGCAGGCTGGCACCGAACGGCCGTGGACCGGCGAGCTGCTCGACGAGAGCCGCGCCGGAGTCTACGCCTGTGCCGCGTGCGGGGCCGAGCTCTTCCGGTCGGGAACGAAGTTCGACAGCGGCTGCGGCTGGCCGAGCTTCTACGAGTCCGTCCGCCCGGAAGCGGTCGAACTGCTCGAGGACACCCGTCTCGGGATGGCGCGCACCGAGGTCCGCTGCGCGAACTGCGGCTCCCACCTCGGCCACGTCTTCCCGGACGGCTTCGGCACCCCGACTGGCGACCGCTACTGCATGAACTCGATCTCGCTGGACTTCCAGCCGGAGGCCGAATGA
- a CDS encoding DUF3263 domain-containing protein, translating into MRVAEAADDHWNRPKPEGLTGRETDILAFERQWSRHAGAKEQAIREEFGLSAARYYQLLGALIDRPEALRHDPMLVKRLLRLRETRLAARQARTLPHHD; encoded by the coding sequence GTGCGTGTGGCCGAGGCGGCAGACGACCACTGGAACAGGCCGAAGCCGGAGGGGCTCACCGGCAGAGAGACCGACATCCTCGCGTTCGAGCGTCAATGGTCACGGCACGCCGGCGCCAAAGAGCAGGCCATCCGCGAGGAGTTCGGCCTCTCGGCGGCACGGTACTACCAGCTTCTCGGAGCGCTGATCGACCGGCCCGAGGCGCTCCGTCACGATCCCATGCTCGTCAAGCGCCTGCTTCGGCTGCGGGAGACCCGCTTGGCCGCGCGGCAGGCCCGGACGCTCCCGCACCACGACTGA
- a CDS encoding LytR C-terminal domain-containing protein yields MAQKYPTDRFDEIPDDLQRVGAHRAPRPKGRRWIAVGWAALATAVLVGAGILSLSVVSGSISFNGSPRSADASPSPSATPTPTIVPTVDPALTVNILNGTTISGLAGRVDEKLAAAGWTVGAVANASRTDLKQTIVYYSDPANQAAALGAAQSLPGATIQEAQDFAQTGAQLTVVVGSDYTG; encoded by the coding sequence ATGGCACAGAAATATCCGACAGACCGCTTCGATGAGATCCCGGACGACCTCCAGCGTGTCGGCGCGCACCGCGCACCGCGGCCGAAGGGCCGTCGCTGGATCGCGGTCGGCTGGGCTGCCCTCGCCACCGCCGTTCTCGTCGGCGCCGGTATCCTCTCCCTCTCGGTCGTCAGCGGCTCCATCTCCTTCAACGGTTCGCCCCGCTCCGCCGATGCCTCGCCGAGCCCCAGCGCGACCCCCACACCGACGATCGTCCCGACGGTGGACCCGGCCCTGACCGTCAACATCCTCAACGGCACGACGATCTCGGGGCTGGCCGGCCGGGTGGACGAGAAGCTGGCCGCCGCCGGCTGGACGGTCGGCGCCGTCGCGAACGCCTCCCGCACCGATCTGAAGCAGACGATCGTGTACTACTCCGACCCCGCCAACCAGGCCGCGGCGCTCGGGGCCGCCCAGTCCCTGCCGGGAGCGACCATCCAGGAGGCGCAGGATTTCGCGCAGACCGGGGCGCAGCTCACAGTGGTCGTCGGCAGCGACTACACTGGCTGA
- a CDS encoding cold-shock protein — protein sequence MANGTVKWFNAEKGYGFITLEDVEQDVFVHYSAIEMSGYKVLEEGQQVEFEVGTGNKGPQAESVRPL from the coding sequence ATGGCGAACGGGACCGTGAAGTGGTTCAACGCTGAGAAGGGCTACGGATTCATCACTCTCGAAGATGTGGAGCAGGACGTTTTCGTTCACTACTCCGCAATTGAGATGAGCGGCTACAAGGTCCTCGAAGAGGGCCAGCAGGTGGAATTCGAGGTCGGCACGGGCAACAAAGGCCCGCAAGCCGAGTCGGTGCGCCCGCTGTAA
- the groL gene encoding chaperonin GroEL (60 kDa chaperone family; promotes refolding of misfolded polypeptides especially under stressful conditions; forms two stacked rings of heptamers to form a barrel-shaped 14mer; ends can be capped by GroES; misfolded proteins enter the barrel where they are refolded when GroES binds): MAKIIAFDEDARRGLERGLNILADTVKVTLGPRGRNVVLEKKWGAPTITNDGVSIAKEIELDDPYEKIGAELVKEVAKKTDDVAGDGTTTATVLAQALVKEGLRNVAAGADPISLKRGIEKAVEAVTAELVGSSKEVESKKEVAATASISAGDTTIGDIIAEAIDKVGKEGVVTVEESNTFGTELELTEGMRFDKGFLSQYFVTDQDRQEAVFEDAYILIANQKISSIKDLLPIVDKVIQANKQLLIIAEDVDGEALATLIVNKIRGIFKSVAVKAPGFGDRRKAMLQDIAILTGGQVISEEVGLKLENVTLDLLGQARKVVITKDETTIVEGAGDTEQIAGRVAQIRGEIDNTDSDYDREKLQERLAKLAGGVAVIKAGAATEVELKERKHRIEDAVRNAKAAVEEGIVAGGGVALIQAGKLAFEKLKLEGDEATGANIVKVAIEAPMKQIAINAGMEPGVVVARVRELPLGHGLNAATGDYVDMIIAGINDPVKVTRSALQNAASIAGLFLTTEAVVADKPEKAAPVAADPGAGMDF, translated from the coding sequence ATGGCAAAGATCATTGCTTTCGACGAGGATGCCCGTCGCGGCCTCGAGCGCGGCCTCAACATCCTGGCTGACACCGTCAAGGTGACGCTTGGCCCGCGCGGGCGCAACGTCGTCCTCGAGAAGAAGTGGGGAGCGCCGACCATCACCAACGACGGCGTCTCCATCGCGAAGGAGATCGAACTCGACGACCCGTACGAGAAGATCGGCGCGGAGCTCGTCAAAGAGGTCGCGAAGAAGACCGACGATGTCGCCGGCGACGGGACCACCACGGCCACCGTGCTCGCCCAGGCGCTCGTCAAGGAAGGTCTGCGCAACGTCGCGGCCGGCGCCGACCCGATCTCGCTGAAGCGCGGCATCGAGAAGGCCGTCGAGGCCGTCACCGCCGAACTGGTCGGCAGTTCCAAGGAGGTCGAGAGCAAGAAGGAGGTCGCGGCCACCGCCTCCATCTCCGCCGGGGACACCACCATCGGCGACATCATCGCCGAGGCGATCGACAAGGTCGGCAAGGAGGGCGTCGTCACCGTCGAGGAGTCGAACACCTTCGGCACCGAGCTGGAGCTGACCGAGGGCATGCGCTTCGACAAGGGCTTCCTGTCGCAGTACTTCGTCACCGACCAGGACCGCCAGGAGGCGGTGTTCGAGGACGCGTACATCCTCATCGCCAACCAGAAGATCTCCTCGATCAAAGACCTGCTCCCGATCGTGGACAAGGTCATCCAGGCCAACAAGCAGCTCCTCATCATCGCTGAGGACGTCGACGGCGAGGCGCTCGCTACCTTGATCGTCAACAAGATCCGCGGCATCTTCAAGTCCGTCGCCGTCAAGGCTCCGGGCTTCGGCGACCGCCGCAAGGCCATGTTGCAGGACATCGCGATCCTCACCGGCGGCCAGGTCATCTCCGAGGAGGTCGGTCTCAAGCTCGAGAACGTCACCCTCGACCTGCTCGGCCAGGCCCGCAAGGTCGTCATCACCAAGGATGAGACCACCATCGTCGAGGGCGCGGGGGACACCGAGCAGATCGCCGGTCGCGTGGCCCAGATCCGCGGCGAGATCGACAACACCGACTCGGACTACGACCGCGAGAAGCTCCAGGAGCGTCTCGCCAAGCTCGCTGGCGGCGTTGCCGTGATCAAGGCGGGCGCGGCCACCGAGGTCGAGCTCAAGGAGCGCAAGCACCGCATCGAGGACGCCGTCCGCAACGCGAAGGCGGCCGTCGAGGAGGGCATCGTGGCCGGTGGGGGCGTCGCCCTCATCCAGGCCGGCAAGCTCGCGTTCGAGAAGCTGAAGCTCGAGGGCGACGAGGCCACCGGCGCCAACATCGTCAAGGTCGCCATCGAAGCCCCGATGAAGCAGATCGCGATCAACGCAGGCATGGAGCCGGGCGTTGTCGTCGCCCGTGTCCGCGAGCTCCCGCTCGGCCACGGTCTCAACGCGGCCACCGGCGACTACGTCGACATGATCATCGCGGGCATCAACGACCCGGTGAAGGTCACCCGCTCGGCGCTGCAGAACGCCGCTTCCATCGCGGGTCTGTTCCTCACCACCGAGGCCGTCGTGGCCGACAAGCCGGAGAAGGCCGCCCCTGTCGCGGCCGACCCGGGTGCGGGCATGGACTTCTAA